The genomic window CAACCTATATATCAATTCACCAATCCAAGCCGAAGATAATCGCAGTAAAAATCGTGAATTTGGGAGCTTTGATTTATTCCCTACTACCCTTGCTGCTCTAAATGTAACAATCAGCGGGGATCGTCTGGGAATGGGAACCAATCTTTTTTCTGATAAAAGCACTGTAATTGAAAGACAGACGCTAGCGAGCGTGCGAGATGAGTTTACACAAAGATCTGAATTTTACGACAAGCATATTTTAAATTATGACGAAAAAAGTTATAACAGTGATGACGAATCAAACGATAGTTCTCAAACAGAGACTACTTCAGAAGCAGTAGTCGAATCGTCAACAGTTTCTTCAACCACTGGAACAATAGGGACAACACCCTCTATTCCAGTAGTCACAGAAGAACAGACAACTGACGCTGTAACTGAACAAGTTATTGAATAAAGACATCTATCAATAGAGCCGAGTTTTAGAAGAGAGTGGATGAAAAATCAACCACTCTCTTTTTTATGGTTCTAAATAAGGAGCTTGATAGAAGCAACATTTTTTACTAAATCTAGCTTCCTTAGCCAATTGAACAACTCAAAAATGTAATTTAATTATAACTATTTTTTTGATGAAAATGCTTCTAATTGGCTGTTTTACTCGATTTCTGTTCTTACCTCTCTCTATCTGACAGTCATTTGCAATTTACATCTTGATTGTCTATCTGTTATAATCAAATCTGTATTAATTTTAAGGAGGAACAAAATGACCTTAGCTAAAATCGTTTATGCAAGTATGACTGGAAATACAGAAGAAATTGCTGATATTGTAGCAGAAGCATTTGAAAATTTAAATATTGAAGTAGAGATCGATGAGTGTACTCAGGTAGATGCTGCAGATTTTGCTGCCGCTGATATTTGTGTCGTTGCTACCTATACCTATGGTGACGGTGAGCTTCCTGATGAAATCGTAGATTTTTACGAAGACTTACAAGAAGTAGACTTAAAAGGAAAGATTTACGGTGTTTGCGGCTCTGGTGATACTTTCTATGAAGAGTATTGCAAATCGGTCGATGATTTCGATGCCGTATTCACAAAAACAGGAGCAACTAAAGGTGCTGACAGTGTGAAAATCGACTTGGCTGCTGAGGAAGAAGATATTCAAAACCTAGAGGCATTTGCTAAAAAGTTAGTTGAAGCAGCTTCTTAATTCGATAAGCTTGTTAATCAGATTTCCAGTATAAAACACGAGAGAAGCCGATAATTGTAGATTAACAATTATCGGCTTCTCTCGTGTTTTACGTTCTGAATTCTTTCAGCTATTCAAGCTCATAAATAAAAGAAGAATGTGGGATATAACTCAAGTCCTACGCTTGTTCTGTATCTAACCCAGAATAAACGGCAACTACTAGCAGCTAACTGTGTCAATATCCGCTCAGCATCAGTGGTAAACCATTGTGTTTCAAGGCTTTTCGACAATAAGCTGAAATTCAAAAAAATTTTGTGTAATGAAGCAATTTTCGTGAAATCCATCTTATTGCTTGAAGCTTGTAAAAAACTCCATTAGTATTATTTGTTGATAAATACTAATGGTAAAACGAAAGGCTATAAAAGCCTAAGAGAATACATAAAAAAAGCTTAAAAATTCAATGGTTATAGACTATTTTGATTGCAAGGTTTAAGCTACCTTTCAACATCTATTTTTAATTGAATAGGTTTTTCTGGATAAAACTCTCTTAACTATGTTTCAGTTAGAAATTGTCTATATGATATAATAAAATTAGTAATTAACTAAAGAAACGGAGTGCTTATATGTTCTATTATTTATGTGCAATTGTGACATTAATTAGTTCGGCTGTGAGCTTTGGATTTTCTATCGACGCTTATATAACAGCTAAACCTCTAAAAGATGCAAGTCTTACAAATGCAAAATATGCCATGTCAAGAAGTGTATCCATATTATTGGTTGCGATAGGACTATTTATTTTTAAATCAAATCCATTTTTAGTCGCCATTTCAACAATTATGATAGGTGTTCAATTGCTAGATGGGATTATTGGTATAAAAATAAGTAGATTTAAAACATTGGGGCCATTACTAACTGCTGTCGGTAATACGGTTGTGTTGATTCTGTTTTTAATTAATTAGACTTATGGTTAAATGAAAATATATAAACACATAAAAAACCTACATTTCGTAGGTTTTTTATGTGCGAATCCTTATTCTATTTGTCTTTACGGAAGTTAACACTCCTGTCATAACCTCTACTAATTCTTAACTATCTGTTTTATCTTATATCAATTGTTTTTTTGCGATTCAGAATTGTCTGGATATTTTCTTTCAATATATCCTCAATTTGTTCATCTGTAGGAGCGATAATCCCGGATGTCATCAACGAACCGATCCCTGTTGCAACAATCCATGTCCCCATATGTAAAGAATTGATCTGAACCTCACTCAGTGCTGCGTATTCAGAATCTTGTTTGACTGCATTCGAAAAATAATTGTAGGAAAACTCCTGCATTCGCTGTCCGCCACCATATTCTTCCAAGTAAAGCGCACGATACAGCTTGCTTTCATTTTTCGCAAAGTGAACATAATTTAAAGCTAAGTCAACAATCAAATTTCCCGTATGCTCAACAGGAAATACCTCTGTAGATAGATAATGATGAATCTTATCAAATAATGCTTCTTTTAAATCATCCATATTTTCAAATTCTAAATAAATTGGTTGAGTGGAACATTTCATTTTTGCCGCAATATTTCTGGCAGTAAACTTAGAAAACCCTTCAGTTGCCACTACTTCATAGGCAGCATTCAGTATTTGGTCTTTTGTGATCGTCTTTTTTCTTGCCATATTCTCAATCCTCTCTACCTATTCTCCAACAAAGCTACCTGATTCTACACCTAATGTTATTGTAACACGATTACAGATTTCTGCAAAATAGTACTCCTATTTTCTTATTATTTTATTTTTCTCCTTTCTCATTTGGTACATACGTTGTTTCCTCTTTCAATTCAATTGAGTTTGTTTTTTATCCATGTTATGATATTTTAGATTGGAGATAGATACGCCCTCAACGATCCTATAAAACTATGAAAATTAATAGATATCTATCAATTTTTAGAGCAATCATCAGAGGTCATTTTCTATTTCTTAAATACAGGAAAAATTTTACTCTATATAAATCCTGTCAAATAGTGTATTGCGCGAATAGTAAGTTTTGCCTGTTACATCGGCGAAAGACAAACTGTTCCTTCTCTCATTTACTTAGCAGGATTTATATCTACTCAATAAGGAGGATGCTTTATGACTTTACCAAATTTTGATAATTTATTACAAAAATATGCTCGTTTGATTTCTGAAACAGGTGTAAACGTTCAAAAAGGACAGACAATTGTTCTGCAAATCGCTGTTGATCAAGCACCTTTAGCCAGAGCAATCACCGAAGAAGCATATAAGTTAGGTGCTGCTGAGGTCGTTATTCAATGGACAGATGATGAAATTCAGAAGCAATTTCTTACACATGCGGATCAAAAATATATAGAAGCAATCCCCAAATATAAGAAGGATCAAATCAATGATTGGATCGATCGTGAAGTAAGCAGAATCAATATTGTTTCTTCTAATCCAGATGCTCTTGCAGGGGTTGATCCTGAACGTGTTGCTCTATACCAATCCGTTTCAGGTAAAGCTATGCTCGAACTGAGAAAACTAACGCAAGCCAATAAAATCAGCTGGGTTGTTGCTGCTGCTTCCGGAGCAGACTGGGCTGCGATGGTATTTCCAAATCTACCATCCAAAGAAGAACAGGTAGATGCTCTTTGGGATCAAATTTTCAAAACAACCAGAGTTTACAAAGAAGATCCGGTAGCCGCTTGGGCAGAGCATGATAAATTGTTGACCTCAAAGGCAGAAGAGCTGAATAAAGAACAATTTGCAGCACTGCACTACACAGCTCCTGGGACTGATTTGACGATCGGGCTACCCGAAAATCATATCTGGGAAGGCCCTGGAAGTCATAACGCTCGTGGTGATCTTTTCATGGCAAACATGCCGACCGAAGAAGTTTTTACCGCTCCGGATGCTCGTCGTGTGGATGGGTACATTTCCAGTACTCGCCCTCTAAGCTATGCGGGAACAACGATTTCTGGAATGAGCTTTACCTTCAAAGACGGTCAAGTAGTAGATTTCTCAGCTGAAAAAGGACAGGATGTTCTTGAACGTTTGCTAGATATAGACGATGGCGCAAAACGCTTAGGTGAAGTTGCCTTAGTGCCTGACCCTTCACCTATTTCACAATCTGGCTTGGTATTTTATAATACCCTCTTTGATGAGAATGCTTCAAACCATTTAGCACTAGGTTCTGCTTATGCCTTCAATATCAAGAACGGCACATCTATGAGTGAAGAGGAGCTTGTTGCTGCGGGTTTAAACCGTAGTCAAACCCACGTAGATTTCATGGTTGGTTCTGCTCAAATGAATATTGATGGTATCAAAAAGGATGGCACGAAAGTTCCAGTTTTCCGTAATGGTGACTGGGCTTAAATACAGCTTATTAAAGACGCCAAAAAAGCTTTTTCTACGGGCTTTCTGGCGTTTTTTTGGTGTTTATCAATAAAAGAAAACATCTATTCCAAAATAGAATTCACTGCGCTATATCTGAAACTATAGAATCGCGTTATAATGGATACAGGACAACACAAGGAGGGATTTATCATGGGGATTTGGACAGAAGCCTAACGTAAGGCAGTGACAACTTGTGCCTTACTAATCCGATTGAATCAATCAAAACAATTAGGAGGCAAAACCATGACTTATTTTACGTATCAATCAAAACAAATTTATTTCGAAGAAATCGGGAACGGTCCGCCACTTGTATTACTACATGGAAATTCCGCATCTGCAAAGATGTTTGACTTACTCTTACCATTGTATACAGAACACTTCCACGTGATTCTGATTGATTTTCTAGGTAACGGTCGCTCAGAGCGTATCGATTCGTTTCCAAAAGATCTGTGGTACTCTCAGGCGCTTCAAGTCATTGCACTGATTGAGCATCTAGGGTATAAAAGAGTAAATCTGCTTGGAACAAGTGGAGGTGCTTGGACAGCAATCAATGCTGCCCTTGAGCGACCTGATCTGATCGAAAAAGTTGTAGCTGACAGCTTTGATGGGCGAACATTGAACCCGGATTTCTTCGAAAATCTAATAAAGGATCGAACCTTCGCCAGACAAGACCCGATGAGCAGACAATTCTATGAATGGTGCCAAGGCGATGATTGGGCGCATATTGTTGACTTAGATACAGAGGCATTGTCTCACTATACAAGAGAAGACCTGCCGCCTTTCCATCATCCTATTGAGAGTCTGCAGATACCGGCATTGCTTATCGGAAGCTTGGAAGATGAATTGCTTAGAGATGATCTTGAAGCGGAGTATCAAACCATTTGTCGCCTTATCCCTAATGGCTCCTATTACATTTTCTCTACAGGCGGTCATCCAGCAATTGCGTCAAATGCTGAAAAAACCGCGGAGCTTGTTACAATTTTTCTCAATAAAGGGCCTAAAAAAAAGTAGCCTATGTTCGTCTACTTTTATAAACTTAGCCAGAGCGTGGGACATACCTCAAGTCCTACGCTTGTTCTGTATCTAAACCTGAATAAACGGTGGGACAGCAAAGCGGTTTAAATGTCCTGCTTTGCCTCGAGTTGCCAGTTCTACTTTTCTTATTTGCTAGATAGGCTAGACATTCTTTCCACCATTCATCTACTTGAAAATTAGTAGACTGGAAAGATAATAGTAGAATGGTATGCGTAAGGATAGTTAAAGGAATTTGAGAAAATTCCTCTCTTAATAGGAATTAGCTAATCGCAGAAGCAGCAACTACTAGCGAGCTGCATCGATGTCCGCTCAATACTCGTAGGCTCTAAACTGCGACGAGCCACAAGCGAGAATGCATCAGTGGTAAACCATTGTGTTTCAAAGCTTTTCGACAATAAGTTTGACGCTTCTGTCCCAAACTCATTTTTTTGCAAAACTTTACACCTCTTCACAGAAAATGTAACGTTTTTCTAGATAGTCTTTGTTACACTAAATACAACAAAGACAAACTGAAAAGGAGCAACTATTCATGAATTATAGAATTGAAAAATTAGACGCATTTACTATCACAGGTTTCGTTATTCACTCAACTAACGCTTGGATGAAAGGAATGAGAGATTGTCCTTCTTTTTGGAAAAAAATCATCAAAGAAGGAAAAAACGAACAATTGGTGCCGTTGATCGACAGAAAGCCGTTTGGTTTGATTGGCGCCAGCGTGTATAATGTAGACAGCACAGACTCAAAGAAATTTGATTACTACATTGCCGCCGCAACAACACAACAAGCACCAGAAACGATGGACACCTACACCGTTCCTGCTATGACTTGGGCAGTGTTTCCATGTACAAGAAAAACGTCGGGCAAAACACAGATGGCCATCGTCAAAAAATGGGCACCTCATTCAGAATATCTCTTACTGAATACAGGCTATGCTTCCGGACGAATGACTTCTGCTGCTCCTGATTTAGAGGTATATGGTCAAGGCGATGACGTCGAAATCTGGGTTCCTGTAAGAGAAAAACTTTAAGGAGAAAATACATGAAAAATTGGTTTGATAGCTTAAATGAGATAATTCTATATATCGAAGAAAATTTGGAGGAGGAAATTTCCTATGATGCTTTGGGAAAAATGATAGGCTACTCCCCCTATCACCTTCAACGCCTGTTTTTGATGGTCGCGGGTGTCTCACTCTCTGAGTATATTCGTTGTCGCAAATTATCGAAGGCTGCTCAGGAACTGATCAGTCAAAATAGTAAGATTACTGACCTTGCTTATAAATATGGGTACAGCTCACCAACTTCTTTCAACCGAGCATTCAAAGCATTTCACGGCGTTACACCTAAAGAGCTGAAAAAGAGCAGTGTCCTAATCAAGGCTTATCCACCTCTTACTTTTGAGCTTTCGATTAAAGGAGCTAGCAGCTTGGATTATCGAATCGTTCATACTGAGCCGTTTAAAATCGTTGGGAAAAAGCTCCCTACAACCATGGAAAATGGCG from Enterococcus sp. 9E7_DIV0242 includes these protein-coding regions:
- a CDS encoding flavodoxin, with the protein product MTLAKIVYASMTGNTEEIADIVAEAFENLNIEVEIDECTQVDAADFAAADICVVATYTYGDGELPDEIVDFYEDLQEVDLKGKIYGVCGSGDTFYEEYCKSVDDFDAVFTKTGATKGADSVKIDLAAEEEDIQNLEAFAKKLVEAAS
- a CDS encoding TetR/AcrR family transcriptional regulator; translation: MARKKTITKDQILNAAYEVVATEGFSKFTARNIAAKMKCSTQPIYLEFENMDDLKEALFDKIHHYLSTEVFPVEHTGNLIVDLALNYVHFAKNESKLYRALYLEEYGGGQRMQEFSYNYFSNAVKQDSEYAALSEVQINSLHMGTWIVATGIGSLMTSGIIAPTDEQIEDILKENIQTILNRKKTIDIR
- a CDS encoding aminopeptidase, which translates into the protein MTLPNFDNLLQKYARLISETGVNVQKGQTIVLQIAVDQAPLARAITEEAYKLGAAEVVIQWTDDEIQKQFLTHADQKYIEAIPKYKKDQINDWIDREVSRINIVSSNPDALAGVDPERVALYQSVSGKAMLELRKLTQANKISWVVAAASGADWAAMVFPNLPSKEEQVDALWDQIFKTTRVYKEDPVAAWAEHDKLLTSKAEELNKEQFAALHYTAPGTDLTIGLPENHIWEGPGSHNARGDLFMANMPTEEVFTAPDARRVDGYISSTRPLSYAGTTISGMSFTFKDGQVVDFSAEKGQDVLERLLDIDDGAKRLGEVALVPDPSPISQSGLVFYNTLFDENASNHLALGSAYAFNIKNGTSMSEEELVAAGLNRSQTHVDFMVGSAQMNIDGIKKDGTKVPVFRNGDWA
- a CDS encoding alpha/beta fold hydrolase, which gives rise to MTYFTYQSKQIYFEEIGNGPPLVLLHGNSASAKMFDLLLPLYTEHFHVILIDFLGNGRSERIDSFPKDLWYSQALQVIALIEHLGYKRVNLLGTSGGAWTAINAALERPDLIEKVVADSFDGRTLNPDFFENLIKDRTFARQDPMSRQFYEWCQGDDWAHIVDLDTEALSHYTREDLPPFHHPIESLQIPALLIGSLEDELLRDDLEAEYQTICRLIPNGSYYIFSTGGHPAIASNAEKTAELVTIFLNKGPKKK
- a CDS encoding GyrI-like domain-containing protein translates to MNYRIEKLDAFTITGFVIHSTNAWMKGMRDCPSFWKKIIKEGKNEQLVPLIDRKPFGLIGASVYNVDSTDSKKFDYYIAAATTQQAPETMDTYTVPAMTWAVFPCTRKTSGKTQMAIVKKWAPHSEYLLLNTGYASGRMTSAAPDLEVYGQGDDVEIWVPVREKL
- a CDS encoding AraC family transcriptional regulator, with translation MKNWFDSLNEIILYIEENLEEEISYDALGKMIGYSPYHLQRLFLMVAGVSLSEYIRCRKLSKAAQELISQNSKITDLAYKYGYSSPTSFNRAFKAFHGVTPKELKKSSVLIKAYPPLTFELSIKGASSLDYRIVHTEPFKIVGKKLPTTMENGASYREIPAFWQQLQQSGAIPDILALMNCQPFGLLGVSDYNPNLNKSEFDYYIATATTLPLPEDYEELIIPATTWAAFPHKMASPEEMQKFQHQIVMDWLPSSGYQFAFGPDLEVYGNDNTLETWIPVTQG